The Melospiza georgiana isolate bMelGeo1 chromosome Z, bMelGeo1.pri, whole genome shotgun sequence genome contains a region encoding:
- the MTX3 gene encoding metaxin-3 isoform X2 → MAAPMELSCWGGDWGLPSLHPESLTVMAYAKFSGAPLTVNTINKSWRTPKGDLPVLVSEDTVISQPAKILNFLRKQKYNADYDLSAKQGADTLAYIALLEEKLLPALLHTFWIEAENYCSVTKPWFASRIAFPLSLYLPGKMSREALNRILLTKGGPPLYSLTEVEAQIYRDAKECLNLLSKRLGTSQFFFGDTPTTLDAFVFGFLAPIYKVCFPRVHLQEHLKQLPNLCRFCDDILTCYFRLTVSGHSPAGQDTADANLQKLTQLVNKESNLIEKMDDNLRKSPQHPPRKLTTLKLVAGGEESSPMSRLSP, encoded by the exons ATGGCGGCTCccatggagctgagctgctggggaggagacTGGGGGCTGCCGTCCCTGCACCCGGAGTCTCTCACCGTCATG GCTTACGCCAAATTTTCTGGTGCTCCCCTGACAGTGAATACTATAAATAAGTCCTGGAGAACTCCGAAAG GAGATCTGCCAGTCCTGGTATCAGAAGACACTGTTATTTCTCAGCCAGCAAAAATACTAAACTTTTTAAGAAAACAG aaaTACAATGCTGATTATGATTTGTCTGCAAAACAAGGAGCTGATACACTGGCATATATTGCATTACTTGAAGAGAAATTGCTTCCTGCTCTg CTGCACACTTTTTGGATTGAGGCTGAAAATTACTGCAGTGTGACTAAGCCATGGTTTGCCTCAAGGATTGCCTTCCCACTGAGTTTGTATCTGCCTGGAAAGATGTCCAGGGAAGCGCTGAACAGGATCTTGTTGACCAAGGGAGGCCCTCCACTCTACAGTCTCACTGAAGTGGAAGCACAG ATATACAGAGATGCCAAGGAGTGCCTGAATCTCCTGTCGAAGAGATTGGGAACATCTCAGTTTTTCTTTGGAGATAC GCCTACTACCTTGGATGCCTTTGTGTTTGGTTTCCTTGCACCAATTTATAAAGTGTGCTTCCCAAGGGTACATTTGCAAGAACATTTGAAACAGCTTCCCAATCTGTGCCGATTTTGTGATGATATTTTAACTTGCTACTTCAGGTTAACTGTCTCAG GCCATTCTCCAGCTGGACAGGATACAGCAGATGCTAATCTGCAGAAACTCACACAGCTTGTAAATAAGGAATCCAACTTGATTGAAAAG ATGGACGACAACCTTCGCAAGAGTCCTCAGCATCCCCCTCGTAAGCTCACAACACTCAAGCTTGTtgcaggaggagaagaaagcagTCCAATGAGTCGTTTATCACCTTGA
- the MTX3 gene encoding metaxin-3 isoform X1 gives MAAPMELSCWGGDWGLPSLHPESLTVMAYAKFSGAPLTVNTINKSWRTPKGDLPVLVSEDTVISQPAKILNFLRKQKYNADYDLSAKQGADTLAYIALLEEKLLPALLHTFWIEAENYCSVTKPWFASRIAFPLSLYLPGKMSREALNRILLTKGGPPLYSLTEVEAQIYRDAKECLNLLSKRLGTSQFFFGDTPTTLDAFVFGFLAPIYKVCFPRVHLQEHLKQLPNLCRFCDDILTCYFRLTVSGHSPAGQDTADANLQKLTQLVNKESNLIEKIQLSLFLCRWTTTFARVLSIPLVSSQHSSLLQEEKKAVQ, from the exons ATGGCGGCTCccatggagctgagctgctggggaggagacTGGGGGCTGCCGTCCCTGCACCCGGAGTCTCTCACCGTCATG GCTTACGCCAAATTTTCTGGTGCTCCCCTGACAGTGAATACTATAAATAAGTCCTGGAGAACTCCGAAAG GAGATCTGCCAGTCCTGGTATCAGAAGACACTGTTATTTCTCAGCCAGCAAAAATACTAAACTTTTTAAGAAAACAG aaaTACAATGCTGATTATGATTTGTCTGCAAAACAAGGAGCTGATACACTGGCATATATTGCATTACTTGAAGAGAAATTGCTTCCTGCTCTg CTGCACACTTTTTGGATTGAGGCTGAAAATTACTGCAGTGTGACTAAGCCATGGTTTGCCTCAAGGATTGCCTTCCCACTGAGTTTGTATCTGCCTGGAAAGATGTCCAGGGAAGCGCTGAACAGGATCTTGTTGACCAAGGGAGGCCCTCCACTCTACAGTCTCACTGAAGTGGAAGCACAG ATATACAGAGATGCCAAGGAGTGCCTGAATCTCCTGTCGAAGAGATTGGGAACATCTCAGTTTTTCTTTGGAGATAC GCCTACTACCTTGGATGCCTTTGTGTTTGGTTTCCTTGCACCAATTTATAAAGTGTGCTTCCCAAGGGTACATTTGCAAGAACATTTGAAACAGCTTCCCAATCTGTGCCGATTTTGTGATGATATTTTAACTTGCTACTTCAGGTTAACTGTCTCAG GCCATTCTCCAGCTGGACAGGATACAGCAGATGCTAATCTGCAGAAACTCACACAGCTTGTAAATAAGGAATCCAACTTGATTGAAAAG ATCCAGCTCTCATTGTTTCTCTGCAGATGGACGACAACCTTCGCAAGAGTCCTCAGCATCCCCCTCGTAAGCTCACAACACTCAAGCTTGTtgcaggaggagaagaaagcagTCCAATGA